Below is a window of Desmonostoc muscorum LEGE 12446 DNA.
CCGAATGCTTGATTTGTTTTACTGCCTGAGCATAACTGGTTAGATGTAATTGGAGTTCAGTCAGAGGTTCACTGGCTGCAAATGAATAACCACAAAAATACATAGCCGCGTAGCCAGCAAACTCTAAATCGCCTTGCTCAACACCAATTTGATAGCAATTCTGGAGTGGCTTGAGGCTGTTTTTAAGGTGTGTTTTCCAAACGTTAATCTGGTTGCTAACCGCGAATAGGGTTCTGGCTTGAATAGGTTTGGCATTTAGGCGATCGAGCAGAATTAAGGCCAGTTGACCAAATTTATACCCTGCTTCAATCTCAAAGACAACTCCACAAAGAATAATTCCATAGGCGGCATAGGCAAAGGGAGCCAACATCATGTTTCCGTACTCAACCACCAAATCCACCATCTTGAGTACAATCAGCAGAAATAAGGGAGGTACTGCCAAATAAGCTGATGCACACATGGTTGCCAAAAGCTGCATTGCCGCCAGTACTTCTGGCTCAGACATAATTGGCAAGTCAACTAAATCTTCGATGCGTCTGTTTGCCAATTTGCAGGCAGTTTCCCCAAGTGCTTGCTGAACATCCTCAAAGCTTGGCCCGATGGGGAGGTGAACTCCTAACTGCTGAAGTAACTCTAAACCAATTTGAATCGCCTCTATTAATTTATTTTGGGCTACACAAGTCTGAATTTTGACATCGTAGACTTTTAAGCTGGCTAGTAGGGTTGTTGCATGGTGAAGTACCTGTTGGAATAGTGGCTCTACTTGCTCGAAATTACCGCTCAGATAGGCTGCTTCTGTTGTTGCATTATACAGGGTCAGGGTAAAGTCATAATTTCTTTGCCAGCTATCGGTTGTCAGTAGATCCAAACCAATTTGCAAATATCGCCAAGCAGCTTCATAAGCGGCTGATGCCTTGGCTTTTTCTCCTGCCATCAGGTTTAATCGAGACAAATTATCCTGCTGGGATTGAGTTTCGATGAGTTTTCTGCCCAGATTTAGTTGGTTGGTGATATCAAAAATCTTGGATTCTAACTGTTCCGTGGGAGTTATTTGCAACAAACACTGTCCTATTTCCCAATGGGTGTTGCAATGCTTGGCTGGGGGAATTAGGGAATAGGCTGCTTGCTGGATGCGATCGTGGGCAAATTTGTATTCTACTGGAGGGAGATCGGCAGTTAGTGGCACATCCAACACCACTGATTTGTGGGTATTGCTCAGGGGCAGAATCAACCCTTCGGCGATCGCTACTCCTAAAGCCTGGGCGGCTTCTCGCTGGGATAATTGGGCGGCAAATGCCAGGGTTTGGAGATCAAAACAGTTGCCAATACAGGCAGCTAGCTGTAAGACTTGCTGTGTCTGTTTGTCAAGCTTTTGAATTTTCAGAGCCATTAAATGTACAATATTATCCGTGATATCCCGCTCCTGAATTTGCTCTATCGACCATTGCCATTTTTTGGTTTGGCGATCGAATTTTAATAACCCTTCACTGTAGAGAGATTTCAAAAATTCATTCATGAAAAAGGGATTGCCACCAGTTTTTAGTTGCACTAGTTTTGCTAATGACAGAGAATCTGCTAATTGGCAGTGCAACGTATCGGCGATTAACTGATTGATATCAGGTACACTCAATGCAGAAAGAGAAAGTTGATTTATCACTCCTCCACTGTGGCGGATTTCCTCCACCATCTGCATCAGGGGATGGGCTGAGTTTACCTCGTTATCTCGGTATGCCCCGATTAACAACAAAGATTGCCCTTTGATGGCGGTAGCTAGCAATTGGATCAGCTTCAAGGAGGCATGATCTACCCACTGAAGATCGTCCAAAAAGATCACCAGGGGATTTTCTGATTGAACAAAGACGCCGATGAAATTTTGGAAAACTTGGTGAAAACGATTTTGGGCTTCCGTCGGCGGTAGAACAGGTACATCTGCTTGACTACCCACAATTAACTCCAATGCTGGAATTACCTGGGTAATGACTCTACCGTTGGAGCCAAGGGCAGCCAACAGATGCTTTCGCCACTGACACAGTTGCACTTCGTCTTCAGTCAGTAATTGTTTGATTAGTGATTCAAAAGCTTGAGCGATCGCCAAATAAGGGATATTGCGCTGATACTGATCAAATTTACCAGCAATCAAGTAGCCTCGTTGTTGCGTAATCGGCTTATAAATTTCCTGCACCAAAACTGACTTGCCAATACCGGAATATCCTGCAATTAGCATCAGTTCAACTTGATAAGAGGACGCAGGGAATTTATCACAAACATTTGCGTTTTTGCGTCTCCCTCTCTTTGCATCTTCTTTTCTCTTTGCGTCAGAGCGTCCCCCCATCCCCGCGTCCTGTTGCCCTGCTACTCTTTGAAATACTGCTAATAACGTCTCCACCTCTCTTTCTCTGCCATAGAGTTTTTCCGGGATCTGAAACTTGTCAGAAATATCCTGTTGTCCTAACAAAAAAGACTCAATTCGTCGTGTGTGTTGTAGCTGGTTAAGACACTCTTCTAAATCAGTTTTAATTCCCCAGGCACTTTGATACCGTTCCTCTGCTGTTTTAGCTAACAGTTTCAGAACAATTTCTGAAACCATCACAGGAATTTCTGGATCGATACAATGAGGTGCAACAGGTTCTAAAGCCAGGTGATAATGAATTAACTCCAGGGCATCACGGGATTCAAAGGGCAATCGATTGGTCAACAGTTGATAGAAGGTAGCACCCAGAGAGTAAAAATCAGTTCGATAGTCCAGAGAGCGGTTCATTCTGCCTGTTTGCTCTGGAGATATGTAAGCTAGTGTTCCCTCTAATACTGTTGGATTTTTGAGAATTAATGTTTCCCGCGATAAGGCAGTTGAAATTCCAAAATCAATAATTTTAAGTTGTTCTGTTTCGGGATTAAAAACAATATTGGATGGATTAATATCTTTATGAATAATCTTTGCACTATGAATTTCACTTAAACTCTGAGTAATCTGAATCGCTAATTTCAGAAACTGTGTTAAAGTAAATCTTCTGGTAGTTATAATTTTTGTTAAAGATTCTCCTCCAAAATCCTCCAAAATGAGTAAAAAAGTATTTTGATATTGTTGGAAACCATAAGCTTGGATTGCACCTTCCAATGATAAGCTGCGTGTAATTTCGTATTCGAGCTTATAGCGGGTGATTTCTTCGGGGGTGGGATAGTCTTTCTTCAAAATCTTGAAGATTACGGGCAAACCATCCGGTTGATGAATTCCTCTGTAAACCCGTGAATTAGCACTTTCATGGATTTTTGCCCGAATTTTATATTCAGGAATTTCCAGCATGGTTCAACTGCCTGCAATTAATACACAGAAGGACAAAGCCGGGTTGACCGAATTTTAGATTTTGCGGAAAGTTCTGATCTAAGAAAGCCTAAGCTCAAACTTTCCGAGACAAATTTGGAATTTTTGATTGAATAATTCTCAATCCGAAAATTAAAACTGGTTTCAGAGCAAGAGAATTTAAATGTGAGAACAAATTTAAAATCCCAAATTTAACATCCTGTACTTAGAACCACCGTCTTGAGGCATGGGGTCAATCTAAAATCCAAAATTGGTTGAGTCACAAAGCCGATTATACAATAGCGAAACTCCCGATTAACTCATTTATCGACACTGGAGGCGTTTTAAAAAAATTGGAATCAAAAGATTGGCGGATTAGTCAATGGGTTACCAAGGAGATCGTGGGATGACTGAAACCTTGAACGTCCTGATTGTTGAAGATTGCGAGACTGATGCTATGTTAGTTCTCAGTGAATTGCGTCGTGGTGGTTTCAATCCAATCTGGCAGCGTGTCCAAACAGCCGAACAGCTAAGCCAAGCCCTCAATAACGGTAGCTGGGATGTGATGATTTCAGATTACCGATTGCCTGGATTCAATGCTCCTGCGGCTCTGGAAATAGCAAAGCAAAGTCACAAGGATATTCCTTTCATTTTAGTTTCCGGCACAATCGGCGAAGTATTGGCTGTGGAAATGATGAAAGCAGGCGCTCATGATTATGTGATGAAGGATAACTTAAATCGATTGCCAGAGGCGGTGCGTCGAGAACTTCGGGATGCAAAGGTGCGGGCAGAGCGCAAACAAGCCCAAAAGCTGCTACAAACATTAGCATCTAATATACCGGGAATGATTTACAGCTTTGTACACCATTGTGATGGTTCTGCTGCCTTTGAGTACATCAGTTTGGGTTGTCTGGATCTTTTAGAGTTAACACCAGATCTAGTTTTAGAAAATGCCTCTGTTTGCTTTGGACAAATTCATATTGGCGATCGCGCAGGATTTTATACAGCTGCCAAACAGAGTGCTGAAACTTTAAAACCATTCTCTCACGAGTGGCGATTAGTTACACCCTCTGGCAAACTCAAGTGGGTACAAACAAATGCTCGTCCAGAGAGTCGAGAGAATGGGGATATTGTTTGGTATGGTGTTTTATTGGATGTGACCGACAAAAAACAAGCACAAGAGTTAATTATCCACAACGCCTTGCACGATCCATTGACGGATTTACCGAATCGGACACTTTTGGTGGAGCGGCTGGAATTAGCCATTAACCGAACTAAGCGAGTAGAAACCTATCGTTACGCAGTTTTGTTTTTAGACTTAGACAGGTTCAAAGTGATCAATGACAGTCTAGGACATTTAGCTGGAGACCAACTACTCAAGCATATTGCTCAAAAGCTCAAAACTCATTTGCGGGAGGTTGATTTAGTCGCTCGCATTGGTGGTGACGAATTCGTAATTTTGCTGGAAGATATTCCTGGTATTGAAAAAGCCATTCAAGTTACTGAGCGTATCCTGAGAGATTTTCAAACACCGTTGATACTGAATGATGCCGAAGTAGTTATCAGTACAAGCATCGGTATTGTTTTAGGAACAAATCATTATTGTCAAGCCTCCGATTTACTGCGAGATGCCGATATTGCCATGTATCGAGCCAAAGCTCAAAAGAGAAGTTCCTACAAAATCTTTGATGTCAAAATGCACACTCAAGCCGTAAATCGACTGACTTTAGAAACCGATATTCGCAAAGCTTTGGAACGGGAAGAGTTTGTGATATACTATCAACCGATTGTTGACATCCTGGGTGATGCCTACGGCAGACAAAGCCAACCCCAAGCAGGTCGGCTGATTGGATTTGAAGCATTGGTGCGCTGGCAACATCCGACTCGCGGGTTTGTTTTGCCGAGGGAATTTATGGCGATCGCTGAAGAAACCGGGCTAATTGTGCAAATCG
It encodes the following:
- a CDS encoding AAA family ATPase, whose product is MLEIPEYKIRAKIHESANSRVYRGIHQPDGLPVIFKILKKDYPTPEEITRYKLEYEITRSLSLEGAIQAYGFQQYQNTFLLILEDFGGESLTKIITTRRFTLTQFLKLAIQITQSLSEIHSAKIIHKDINPSNIVFNPETEQLKIIDFGISTALSRETLILKNPTVLEGTLAYISPEQTGRMNRSLDYRTDFYSLGATFYQLLTNRLPFESRDALELIHYHLALEPVAPHCIDPEIPVMVSEIVLKLLAKTAEERYQSAWGIKTDLEECLNQLQHTRRIESFLLGQQDISDKFQIPEKLYGREREVETLLAVFQRVAGQQDAGMGGRSDAKRKEDAKRGRRKNANVCDKFPASSYQVELMLIAGYSGIGKSVLVQEIYKPITQQRGYLIAGKFDQYQRNIPYLAIAQAFESLIKQLLTEDEVQLCQWRKHLLAALGSNGRVITQVIPALELIVGSQADVPVLPPTEAQNRFHQVFQNFIGVFVQSENPLVIFLDDLQWVDHASLKLIQLLATAIKGQSLLLIGAYRDNEVNSAHPLMQMVEEIRHSGGVINQLSLSALSVPDINQLIADTLHCQLADSLSLAKLVQLKTGGNPFFMNEFLKSLYSEGLLKFDRQTKKWQWSIEQIQERDITDNIVHLMALKIQKLDKQTQQVLQLAACIGNCFDLQTLAFAAQLSQREAAQALGVAIAEGLILPLSNTHKSVVLDVPLTADLPPVEYKFAHDRIQQAAYSLIPPAKHCNTHWEIGQCLLQITPTEQLESKIFDITNQLNLGRKLIETQSQQDNLSRLNLMAGEKAKASAAYEAAWRYLQIGLDLLTTDSWQRNYDFTLTLYNATTEAAYLSGNFEQVEPLFQQVLHHATTLLASLKVYDVKIQTCVAQNKLIEAIQIGLELLQQLGVHLPIGPSFEDVQQALGETACKLANRRIEDLVDLPIMSEPEVLAAMQLLATMCASAYLAVPPLFLLIVLKMVDLVVEYGNMMLAPFAYAAYGIILCGVVFEIEAGYKFGQLALILLDRLNAKPIQARTLFAVSNQINVWKTHLKNSLKPLQNCYQIGVEQGDLEFAGYAAMYFCGYSFAASEPLTELQLHLTSYAQAVKQIKHSAGIDFVEICWQTVLNLVEEVPNPGMLSGQVYNEATRLPQMQQTNFQAGLFYFYLNKLFLCYLFGDVNQAMANAVLAQEYLAAMTGAALVAIFHFYDSLCRLAVYPHTDVGKQSQLLEQVAKNQTKMQNWAHHAPMNYLHKWYLVEAERHRVLGEVLEAMDAYDRAIALARENQYLQEEALANELAGKFHLANNRITIAKAYFQEARYGYLRWGATAKVQSLEKHYPRLLEVSSEKGEIRKLDTTQSASSKLEAFDLETVLKASQTIASEILLDKLLAKLMTILIENAGAQTGYLILPTQDEWRIEAMKSIGVGATRGRHHQVILQSIPLESKDNNPELPTALINYVARTQESIVLNNAAAEGNFQSEPWIMRHQSKSILCAPLLNQGKLTAIVLLENNLSTKAFTPERIEVLRLLSSQAAISIDNARLLKQQAELNASLRAEIAERQRAEKDRDRLIAMLEATTDYIGMADSLGNVLWNNVQFHKLLGLSLDADLSTLSIANYHPQWALEIIQNQGIPGAIRHGTWVGETALLDSDGREIPVSQMIVAHKATDGSVEYFSTIVRDITEAKRREAELKRAETTLQNLVTGTAAVTGQDFFPALVHHIAEALHVPYAIVTELVDGKLQALAFWAHGALQPEISYFPARTPCEFALRDGLFYCESYVQEIFPEDLDLVTMQADSYLGISLKNANGDPIGNLCILDVQPLSDRRRIEVILDVFAARAGAELERKRAIEALHQLNQSLETRVKQRTTQLETANKALEAFSYSVSHDLRAPLRAINGFSRMMQEDYGEQLDGEANRYLKIVRENAKRMGELIDDLLALSRLDRKEMSRQPVFPNEMIQMVLNDLAPDWSGREIEFAIADLPGCQADPSLLKQVWLNLLSNAIKYTRYKSLACIEVGYEVMNGEGVYFIRDNGAGFDMRYADNLFGVFQRLHREEEFEGTGIGLAIVQRIIQRHGGRIWAEAACDRGATFYFTLPIN
- a CDS encoding EAL domain-containing protein; translated protein: MTETLNVLIVEDCETDAMLVLSELRRGGFNPIWQRVQTAEQLSQALNNGSWDVMISDYRLPGFNAPAALEIAKQSHKDIPFILVSGTIGEVLAVEMMKAGAHDYVMKDNLNRLPEAVRRELRDAKVRAERKQAQKLLQTLASNIPGMIYSFVHHCDGSAAFEYISLGCLDLLELTPDLVLENASVCFGQIHIGDRAGFYTAAKQSAETLKPFSHEWRLVTPSGKLKWVQTNARPESRENGDIVWYGVLLDVTDKKQAQELIIHNALHDPLTDLPNRTLLVERLELAINRTKRVETYRYAVLFLDLDRFKVINDSLGHLAGDQLLKHIAQKLKTHLREVDLVARIGGDEFVILLEDIPGIEKAIQVTERILRDFQTPLILNDAEVVISTSIGIVLGTNHYCQASDLLRDADIAMYRAKAQKRSSYKIFDVKMHTQAVNRLTLETDIRKALEREEFVIYYQPIVDILGDAYGRQSQPQAGRLIGFEALVRWQHPTRGFVLPREFMAIAEETGLIVQIDRWMLYTACQQLANWKTKFTTHLPLKISINLSAQDIRQTSLIEDIDRILAETNLPGDSIALEITESMLIENISKTIDLLTELKARKIQISIDDFGTGYSSLNYLHRLPTDNLKIDRSFVSQMEEGNRNYQVVSTIIALSNQLGLGTVAEGIETPQQLHWLQQLGCELGQGYLFSKPLSHQTAEALLASNTLYLSSNYCA